The Spirulina subsalsa PCC 9445 region AACTGGATTTCTAAGGGGTCGTTGCCTGCACCGTAAACGTGCTGATCTGGTAAGGGTCGATTGTATTGGGCAAAGGTGGTAATAAACTGAGGAACTTTGCGGAAGGGCGCGCTGTAGTTAAACAGGTCTTGCTGCATCCCCCAGTTACGACATTCTTGGGCTTCTTGACCCAAACCGCGCAAATAGGGAACGGTTTCTTCGCCGAAGTAATCCGAATATTCCTGAGAGTCTACCAGTGCATCGACTAAGGCGGAGAGTCCACCTTGAGAGACGATGGCAAAGTAGCTTTGTACTTCTTCTCTGGAGGACGGCCCACGACCTAAGATATGGCGGAATGCCAATTCTAGGGCGCGGCTGTTGATGAAGGGTTCAAAGAACTGTTTGCGATAGAGGGGGGATTTGGCTAAACGGCGGACAAACTCTTTCATGGAGATGTCGCCGTTTTTGACTTGAGACTCTAAGTAGGAGATGGATTGGCTATAAGCGCGGGTGATGTCCCGTTCAAAAATTTGCCGATAGGCAGCTTTGACTACGGACTGTTTCTCTAGGGCAGAGAGTCCGGGCTTCATGACAAATTTTTGTCGTCTTTCGGCGGCGTTGAAGTAGCTTTGGGGCAGTTGCAGACCTTGCTGGTCGTCAGAGGGCCGTTGACGGAGTTTGTCGGAGGGACTGGGCGCTTGGAATTCGGTGACGAGGACATCAAAGTAATCGGTGACGATACTTTGGGCTTCTTCGTCGGCTTGGAAATACTTCCGCGCTGAGACTTTCATTTCCTGTAATGCCACGAGGGTGGCTGCACTGGAACAGGCGTTCTCGATGACTTCCCGCAGACCGCGCACGTTGACGGTGAGGATGTTGGGGTCCCCGGCCACAATGGCGTAGGTGACGTAGCGCAACATCCAAGATAAGTCCCGCAGGGATTTCTGCATATTGCTCGGGCCGTAACGAGCAATGTTAATGGGACGGAATCCGGCGGGGACGGCTACTTTATTGCCTGTGCTGAGGAAGATGGAACGGATTCCATCGAGGATTCCTCCACCCCCGCTTTCAACGTAGGTTACGGTGCCTAGGGTCATCCCTTTTTTCACGTCTAAGCCTGCGCCAATGGCACTGGCGGCGACGGTTTCGGGTTTTTCTTCGACGGGGGGTTTTTCTAGGAATGCCATAGGCGAACCCCCGGTAAAGATCCGGTTGGCGGCTCTGGAGACAATCAGATCCGCATTTTTGGTGATGATTTGGGCAATCTCTATGCGTTTATTGCCGGATTCAAAAAAAGATTTTAATTCGCCTAGCTCTCGACCGTCGGGGAAGCGGTCTTGTTGTTCCGCTTGGGCGATCGTAGAGGTGGGAACGGTTTGATACAGTTGAGGACGCGCAACTGAACTTCCACCACTTGCCGTAATACTCATGGTTAGCTCAACTATCTCCTATCCAAGTTTGTTACAGTCTACAGGCTATTGGTACTTCGTTATCCTCCGAGTTGTATTCGGGGGATAGGTTCAGGGTTGATAGCCTATAGTCTGCTGATTAAAGGAATCTTTATCAGTTTTGGTCAGCTTTTAGATTAAACTGTTTCCGGCTTCCTTAGCGACATTGTTAAGAAGTGTGTAGAAATTCTCAACATAACTATAAGTGTGATGGGCTTGGAGGGGGTTGGTCGGGTGTGGGGCTTCTCAGTTTTTGGGGAAAAGGCGATCGCACCGTTTAAGGTAATACTGGGCGGGTCTATCTCCCGAATGTTCTCTCAGACACCGCTTAAACAGCCCAGAAGCCTCCTCCATTAGCCCTTGATAGAACAGTAACACCCCCTGCTCAAACCATTCTTTTGTGGCTTTTTTCGCCTCGTACAACTCCCGCCCATCGGCTGAAAACACCTCAAACAAGCCCACGGCGATACTTTTTCCTTTCACTTTCACTTGTTCTATGAAGCGGACATCATAGGCTAAGGGATCATCTAATTGTGCTAGGGTTTGATGGGTAATGAGTAAAGACACCCCGTAGGTTTTGGTTAAGGTTTCTACCCGAGCGGATAGATTGACCGCATCCCCAATGACTGTACCATCCATTCGTCTTGGACTGCCCACTGTTCCCAACATTAAAGACCCTGTATGTAACCCAATACCAATCTCTAAGGGGGAGGACTGGGGATAGGTTTGATTATAGTCGGCTAAGGCGCGCAACATCCCCAATGCTCCCCGCACGGCATCATCTGGCTGTTGGGGAAATAGTGCCATAATCGCATCTCCAATGTACTTATCAATAAATCCATGATTGGCTTGAATGAGGGGTTCCATACAAGCGAGATATTGATTAATAAAGGCAAAATTTTCCGCAGGATTCATTTGTTCGGAAAGGCGGGTGAAGTGACGGATATCGGCAAATAATACGGTCATTTTCCGTTCTACTTGATCCCCTAGTTGAATATCTGTAATACTCTGTTTGTTGAGCAGGTCTAAAAATTGGCTAGGAACAAAGCGTTCTAAGGCTTGATTGAGTTGGGCTTGTTCTTGGTATAAACGAGCTTTTTCTAGGGAGATGGCGGCTTGGGTGGAAAGCAGGTTAATTAAGACAATGCGCTCTGGGGTAAATGCCCCGATGGCTAAGTTGTTTTCCAGATAAATCACACCGACTAATTTTCCTTGATTGACTAAGGGACTACATAAGATAGACTGAGGCTGCTGGGCTTTGATATAGGGATCTTGGTTAAAGCGTTCCTCCTGCATGGCATTATTTAACACGATACTTTCTTGAGTTCGTGCGACATAGTAAATAATGGATTCAGCAAGTTTTTTACTTTCTTTGATGGGAGTTGAGCGAAATAGTACGATATTTTTATGCTCGGTTGTTCCTTCGGCTTCTATTAAGAGTTTACCACGATCTTCTAAAATCAAATATCCTTTTTGTGCGCCTGCGTTTTCAATCAAAAGCCGCATTAACTGAGAAAGTAGTTCATCTAATAGAAGTTCACGGGCAATGGTTTCTGATGCTTTAACAAAGGTTTTAATATCTAAGGTTTGTCCTAAACTATTGGTTGTCAGGTGAGTGGTGAGGGGATAAGAAGATTGGGCTTGATTGCCTAAAAAACGGGGATATTTTTGTTCCATCTGAACCACTTTTAGACGAGCGCCCCAGAGTTGATAGTAATAGTAGGCTTCTTTGAGATAGGCGATCGCCGTTAACTCCTTACTACGGGCTAAATAGAACTCTCCGGCGAGTTCGTAGGCGATCGCCAATTCATGGGGATAGTCCTTTTCCTTCGCCCAAGCAATAGCTTGGTCATACCATTCTATGGCTTGACTATCTTGGTGATTGATATTACATAACTCAGCCCGCACTAACCAATATCTATGTTGGTGATTATCTGGCGCATTTTTAGCCCATTTTTTTAACTTTTTAAGACTTTGACGAATCTCCTTGAAGAAAATTTGACGTTGCCCCGGAGAACAACCCTGTTTTAATAACGCTAGTCTAGTTAAAGTGTGATAAAAACAAAAGTAAACCAACTTAACACAGCCAATCGCCCCTTGAGCATAGTATTTTGCCAGTTCTCCATTTTGATTAGCTTGTGTGTAATCACCTAGCAGAAAATGAATGAAGAGGAGGTTGAAATAAATGCAAAAAATAGCATAAAACTCTCGCTTGTCCAGCAAATCATTGAGTTCTGCTTTTATACTAAAAGACGAGCCTTCTAGAAAGTGAAATTTAGGATTATCTTGTAATAAATCTAGCACGGCTTGACGATAGATTTTTGCATTAAACAGCATAGACTCCTGATTAAACGTTTGGGTAATCTCAACATAATGTGTTAGCTTAATATTAATTTCTTCTAAATTTTGACCCACTAAATAGCTATGACCCCAATCTACATAAGTAGAATAAGAACCATATTCAAAATCCCCTGTTTCTAGACCGCTTTGATAACCTTCTA contains the following coding sequences:
- a CDS encoding phycobilisome rod-core linker polypeptide, giving the protein MSITASGGSSVARPQLYQTVPTSTIAQAEQQDRFPDGRELGELKSFFESGNKRIEIAQIITKNADLIVSRAANRIFTGGSPMAFLEKPPVEEKPETVAASAIGAGLDVKKGMTLGTVTYVESGGGGILDGIRSIFLSTGNKVAVPAGFRPINIARYGPSNMQKSLRDLSWMLRYVTYAIVAGDPNILTVNVRGLREVIENACSSAATLVALQEMKVSARKYFQADEEAQSIVTDYFDVLVTEFQAPSPSDKLRQRPSDDQQGLQLPQSYFNAAERRQKFVMKPGLSALEKQSVVKAAYRQIFERDITRAYSQSISYLESQVKNGDISMKEFVRRLAKSPLYRKQFFEPFINSRALELAFRHILGRGPSSREEVQSYFAIVSQGGLSALVDALVDSQEYSDYFGEETVPYLRGLGQEAQECRNWGMQQDLFNYSAPFRKVPQFITTFAQYNRPLPDQHVYGAGNDPLEIQFGAIFPKETRNPNTRPAPFGKDTRRILIHQGPATNNQTGNPRARGEFPGTLGPKVFRLDQLPGSSNGASVKYSESSTQKLIAAAYRQVFGRDVYDGQRQKVAEIKLENGDITVREFVKILAKSDVFRNLYWSSLYVCKAVEYIHRRLLGRPTYGRQEINSYFDLCAKKGFYALIDALVDSAEYTEAFGEDTVPFERYLTPAGMQLRMARPGALRPDYATKVTVETTPRFVELGQVTETRTNPDINTRVGQGVSVQRQQTKLFKLTDRSDKVAVKNLIAAAYRQIFERDLAPYVIQTQFTGLESKLSNGEITVKEFIEGLGCSELYIKEFYTPYPNTKVIELGTKHFLGRAPLNQKEIQTYNQILASSGIRAFIGAMVNGMEYLQLFGEDVVPYRRFPTLPAANFPNTEKLYNKLTKQDNELVVPSFEPVVRR